In the genome of Coregonus clupeaformis isolate EN_2021a chromosome 11, ASM2061545v1, whole genome shotgun sequence, one region contains:
- the LOC121576368 gene encoding nuclear factor of activated T-cells 5, which translates to MPSDFISLLSADLDLNSPKSLYSKESVYNLLPKELQLQPSSSSQTDAPTMSQKSGGEAGPPPSAAMASDATSSSPSPSSSLAMDQHKPPLLLQHHPSGAPREVSGAPEGSEMQGMEGALSAPEGGDGSETSSGTGGGDPGAPGAVGVGAQQQQPQNTPSKRRPVLSISPPPEDLFDDSSMSCQEDPAPAGPAGPDSEHSSSIWADDSASNFSLISSSSYNDNTEVPRKSRKRTPRQRPGPRPAPPEDSMDVFDADSAKAPHFVLSQLGPDKASPKPSSLEAGCMLKGGLLSGQYPQKSEGKELKILVQPETQHRARYLTEGSRGSVKDRTQQGFPTVKLEGVSEPVVLQVFVASDAGRVKPHGFYQACRVTGRNTTACKEVDIEGTTVIEVPLEPSSTMSLAVDCVGILKLRNADVEARIGVAGSKKKSTRARLAFRVNIPQPDGSVLTLQTTSSPILCTQPAGVPEILKKSLHSCSVRGGEELFIIGKNFLKGTKVIFQENPADDNSWQAGAEIDMELFHQNHVVVKVPPYHSLSVSSPVSVGVYIMTNAGRSHDIQPFTYTPDSENSLNMSVKTEGSSLVKACTFHDQINSLVSDPAQSAGELVKRQEVTPMEVSSNTPSKALFKQPSDTLILVQQTLDLSSSAPPSNESFPSPMPLQPGDVDLPQAPVFPSLEPLGTIQKQDIAPITSFPVSSDTTTLPPVPPEVPQQFLRDPQESLPQEASSSSSGVMVVGMSQMAPPSQAPQLERAVRELQAGGSSLVQQVLEAAVAQQQLNSVLYSPTPSTDTLQQNVQDTMNSLRLGCTEGSLATQQHLQIQQQQQQQIQQQLQQQQILGNMQQQQQQIQQQQQIQQQQQQQLHQQQHQVLGNIQLQPQLLLQPQDQQLQQQQQILGNLQQQQLQHQQFQQQQQQVLGNIQLQDQQQLLGNLQQQNQAVGNMQQLQQQQQQQQQLQQQQQQQQQLQQQQQQQQQLQQQQQQQQQLQQQQVLENFQQQLQAELLQPQIHCSSQPQQQQPVSLLQQAGELLTIQTSSFPQQPPSHTSPPQQLLQSPRPLSETPSPQHQVQAALLQNTLTVLTSGSLDHEQQVTGSTLFLSPNTLSNQGSQQQLAFLSSMETSASEPQTVSVFQPQTQQQQQSTPMDQQQSPQQTQPQQTQQQLPMAQQGSLFQTSTLSPSQHPQPQPADLLLCTASLNPQALPPALLFSTQAQSPSMGSSSTPHPQDTPAPLLFSQPTMVGIRVGVAQSDPAEPMSFQDQSSTVGGTPASINPSQQGLFQGQQPMQVGSSSGSGPASQQVELFLPQGSLSGLQSSMATQELENQAAAAATIFVMQSGLGVVGLQSTTSSPGQRPPEQLFQTGVSGNVSQPGGQPNLFVFGLQNDSSQLMTSSGPTLSAQGQPQNPNPVQASHIQSLLDPNISQTATPMQTNLQTPMQSSLQNTMSSLENAMQTNLQTPMQTNTHTAMQTNIQTAIETSLPTLMQTNVQTSLQNAIQTNMQTSMSTSQNMEKMEDLLESLQKQ; encoded by the exons AGTCTGTGTATAACCTCCTCCCTAAGGAGCTCCAGCTGcagccatcctcctcctcccagacAGACGCACCCACCATGAGCCAGAAGAGTGGGGGAGAGGCCGGACCGCCCCCTTCTGCAGCCATGGCCTCAG ATGCCACCTCATCTAGCCCTTCTCCATCCTCCTCTTTGGCCATGGACCAGCAcaagcctcctctcctcctccaacacCATCCCAGCGGTGCCCCCAGAGAGGTGTCCGGAGCCCCAGAAGGATCAGAGATGCAAGGCATGGAGGGAGCTCTGTCTGCCCCTGAAGGTGGAGACGGCAGTGAGACCAGCTCTGGAACAGGAGGAGGAGACCCAGGAGCACCAGGGGCAGTGGGGGTGGGAgcccagcagcagcagccccAGAACACCCCCTCTAAGCGGAGGCCAGTGTTGAGCATCTCCCCCCCTCCAGAGGACCTGTTTGATGACAGCAGTATGTCCTGCCAGGAGGATCCAGCCCCGGCCGGGCCAGCAGGCCCAGACTCAGAACATAGCAGCAGCATCTGGGCTGACGACTCGGCCTCCAACTTCAGCCTGATCAGCTCCAGCTCCTACAACGACAACACAGAGGTCCCCCGCAAGTCCCGTAAACGCACCCCCCGCCAGCGGCCCGGGCCCAGGCCTGCACCCCCAGAGGACAGCATGGATGTGTTTGATGCAGACAGCGCCAAGGCCCCACACTTTGTCCTGTCTCAGCTGGGCCCAGACAAGGCCAGCCCCAAGCCCAG TTCTCTGGAGGCTGGGTGCATGCTGAAGGGAGGCCTGCTGTCAGGTCAGTATCCCCAGAAGAGTGAGGGCAAGGAGCTGAAGATCCTGGTGCAGCCAGAGACCCAGCACCGGGCACGCTACCTAACCGAGGGCAGCCGCGGCTCTGTCAAAGACCGCACACAACAGGGCTTCCCCACGGTCAAG ttaGAGGGCGTCAGTGAGCCGGTGGTGCTGCAGGTGTTTGTTGCCAGTGACGCAGGCAGAGTGAAGCCTCATGGGTTCTACCAGGCATGCAGGGTGACAGGACGCAACACCACAGCCTGCAAGGAGGTGGACATCGAGGGAACCACCGTCATAGAGGTCCCTCTGGAGCCCAGCAGCACCATGTCACTTGC GGTTGATTGTGTGGGGATCCTGAAGCTGCGTAACGCGGACGTGGAGGCTCGTATCGGTGTGGCCGGGTCCAAGAAGAAGAGCACCCGGGCCAGGCTGGCATTCAGGGTCAACATCCCCCAGCCTGACGGGTCTGTCCTCACCCTGCAGACCACCTCGTCACCCATCCTCTGCA CCCAGCCAGCGGGGGTGCCAGAGATCCTGAAGAAGAGTCTCCATAGCTGttcagtgagaggaggagaggagctcttCATCATAGGGAAGAACTTCCTCAAAGGAACCAAGGTCATCTTCCAGGAGAACCCAGCCG ATGATAACTCGTGGCAGGCCGGGGCAGAGATTGACATGGAGCTGTTCCATCAG AACCATGTGGTCGTGAAGGTTCCTCCGTACCacagcctgtctgtctcctctcctgtctctgtgggTGTCTACATCATGACCAACGCCGGGAGGTCACATGACATCCAGCCCTTCACATATACCCCAGACTCAG AAAACTCCCTGAACATGTCTGTGAAGACAGAGGGCTCTTCTCTGGTCAAGGCCTGCACCTTCCATGACCAGATCAATTCTCTGGTCTCTGACCCTGCCCAGTCTGCTGGTGAACTGGTCAAACGACAGGAGGTCACACCTATGGAGGTCTCCAGCAATACCCCATCCAAAGCACTCTTCAAG CAACCCTCTGACACCCTTATCTTAGTCCAGCAGACCCTTGACCTGAGCTCCAGCGCCCCGCCTAGCAATGAGTCCTTCCCTAGCCCCATGCCCCTCCAGCCTGGGGACGTGGACCTCCCTCAGGCCCCCGTCTTTCCCTCCCTGGAGCCCCTCGGCACCATCCAGAAGCAGGACATCGCCCCCAtcacctccttccctgtctccagCGACACTACCACCCTCCCCCCTGTCCCCCCAGAGGTACCCCAGCAGTTCCTCCGGGACCCCCAGGAGAGCCTGCCTCAAGAGGCCTCCAGCTCCAGCAGCGGGGTGATGGTAGTAGGAATGTCCCAGATGGCGCCCCCCTCCCAGGCCCCCCAGCTGGAGAGGGCGGTAAGGGAGCTCCAGGCGGGGGGCAGCAGCCTGGTACAGCAAGTTCTAGAGGCAGCAGTGGCCCAGCAGCAACTCAACTCAGTGTTGTACAGCCCCACGCCCTCCACTGACACCCTGCAGCAAAACGTACAGGACACCATGAACAGCCTGAGACTGGGGTGCACTGAGGGCTCTCTGGCCACACAACAACACCTACAgatacaacaacagcagcagcagcagatacAACAACAGTTGCAACAACAGCAGATCCTTGGCAACatgcaacagcagcagcaacagatacagcagcagcaacagatacagcaacagcagcagcaacagttacATCAACAGCAACACCAAGTCCTTGGcaacatacagctacaaccaCAATTATTACTACAGCCACAGGATCAACAACTGCAACAGCAACAACAGATACTGGGGAACCTACAACAGCAACAATTACAACATCAACAGtttcaacaacagcagcagcaggtcCTAGGCAACATACAGCTACAGGATCAACAACAACTACTGGGCAACCTACAACAACAAAACCAAGCAGTAGGCAACATGCAACAGttacaacagcagcagcaacaacaacaacagttacagcagcagcagcaacaacaacaacagttacaacagcagcagcaacaacaacaacagttacaacagcagcagcaacaacaacaacagttacaGCAGCAGCAGGTGTTGGAGAACTTCCAGCAGCAGCTCCAGGCTGAGCTCCTCCAGCCCCAGATCCACTGCTCGTCTCAgccccagcagcagcagcctgtgTCTCTCCTCCAGCAGGCTGGGGAGCTGCTCACCATCCAGACCTCCAGCTTCCCCCAGCAGCCCCCCTCCCACACCTCTCCCCCCCAGCAGCTCCTCCAGTCCCCCAGGCCTCTGTCGGAGACCCCCAGCCCACAGCACCAGGTCCAGGCCGCCCTGCTTCAGAACACTTTGACTGTGCTGACCAGTGGTAGCCTAGATCATGAGCAGCAGGTCACGGGGTCAACACTTTTCCTCTCTCCCAACACACTCTCTAACCAGGGTAGTCAGCAACAGCTAGCATTCCTGTCCTCCATGGAGACTTCAGCCAGTGAGCCTCAGACTGTGTCAGTGTTCCAGCCTCagacccagcagcagcagcagagcaccCCCATGGACCAACAGCAGTCCCCCCAGCAGACACAACCACAGCAAACCCAGCAGCAGCTTCCCATGGCTCAGCAGGGCTCCTTGTTCCAGACTAGCACTCTGTCCCCCAGCCAGCACCCTCAGCCCCAGCCCGCAGACCTGCTCCTCTGCACCGCCTCCCTCAACCCCCAGGCTCTACCCCCAGCCCTCCTCTTCAGTACCCAGGCCCAGAGCCCCTCCATGGGCAGCAGCAGCACCCCTCACCCCCAGGACACCCCTGCTCCCCTCCTGTTCTCCCAGCCCACCATGGTGGGGATCAGGGTAGGGGTGGCCCAGTCTGACCCAGCAGAGCCCATGTCCTTCCAGGACCAGAGCTCCACAGTAGGGGGGACCCCTGCCTCCATCAATCCCTCTCAGCAGGGCCTGTTCCAGGGGCAGCAGCCAATGCAGGTGGGCTCCAGCTCAGGCAGTGGCCCTGCCAGTCAGCAGGTGGAGCTGTTCCTGCCACAGGGTTCTCTGTCTGGTCTGCAGAGCAGCATGGCCACGCAGGAACTAGAAAACCAGGCTGCAGCAGCTGCAACCATCTTTGTGATGCAGAGCGGGCTGGGGGTGGTGGGGCTGCAGAGTACCACCTCCTCCCCCGGTCAGAGACCCCCAGAGCAGCTGTTCCAGACGGGAGTGAGCGGGAAcgtcagccagccaggaggaCAACCCAACCTGTTTGTGTTCGGCCTCCAGAATG ATTCCTCCCAGCTGATGACGTCCTCTGGTCCTACACTATCAGCCCAGGGCCAACCCCAGAACCCCAACCCTGTGCAGGCAAGCCACATCCAGTCTCTACTGGACCCAAACATATCCCAGACAGCCACACCCATGCAGACTAACCTTCAGACACCCATGCAAAGTAGTCTACAAAACACCATGAGTAGCTTAGAAAACGCCATGCAGACCAACCTACAGACCCCAAtgcagacaaacacacatactgcaATGCAGACCAATATACAGACTGCCATAGAAACTAGCCTGCCAACCCTCATGCAGACCAACGTCCAGACTAGCTTACAGAACGCCATACAGACCAACATGCAGACGTCCATGAGCACCTCCCAGAACATGGAGAAGATGGAGGACCTGCTGGAGAGTCTACAGAAACAGTGA
- the LOC121576372 gene encoding hypoxanthine-guanine phosphoribosyltransferase isoform X1, translated as MKTCAILCQHFQTLELYKIPDDEKGYELDLFCVPKHYEEDLDRVIIPHGLIMDRTERLARDIVRDMGGHHIVALCVLKGGYKFFADLLDYIKALNQNSEKSVPLTVDFIRLKSYCNDQSTNSVKVIGGDELSTLTGKNVLIVEDIVETGRTMETLLSLLSECNPKMVKVVSLLVKRTPRSSGYRPDYIGFEVPDSFLVGYALDYNEYFRDLSHICILNENAKEKYKV; from the exons ATACCTGATGATGAGAAAGGGTATGAGTTGGACCTCTTCTGTGTCCCCAAACACTATGAGGAGGATTTAGACCGGGTCATCATCCCTCATGGACTGATCATGGACAG gactgAGCGTCTGGCTCGTGATATAGTCCGTGACATGGGGGGACACCATATAGTAGCACTGTGTGTTCTCAAAGGAGGTTATAAATTCTTTGCCGACCTGCTGGACTACATCAAGGCCCTAAATCAGAACAGCGAGAAGTCTGTCCCGTTGACTGTGGATTTCATTAGGCTAAAGAGCTATTGC AATGACCAGTCTACAAACAGTGTCAAAGTTATTGGAGGGGATGAGCTCTCTACTCTAACGGGGAAG AATGTTTTGATAGTTGAG GACATTGTGGAGACGGGGAGGACTATGGAGACACTGCTATCACTGCTAAGTGAATGCAATCCAAAGATGGTCAAAGTGGTCAG CCTTCTAGTCAAGAGAACACCAAGGAGCTCAGGATACAGACCAGACT ACATCGGGTTTGAGGTGCCTGATTCGTTCCTGGTGGGATATGCCCTGGACTACAATGAGTACTTCAGAGATCTCAGT CACATCTGTATACTGAACGAGAACGCAAAGGAGAAGTACAAAGTGTGA
- the LOC121576372 gene encoding hypoxanthine-guanine phosphoribosyltransferase isoform X2, producing the protein MASYLQIPDDEKGYELDLFCVPKHYEEDLDRVIIPHGLIMDRTERLARDIVRDMGGHHIVALCVLKGGYKFFADLLDYIKALNQNSEKSVPLTVDFIRLKSYCNDQSTNSVKVIGGDELSTLTGKNVLIVEDIVETGRTMETLLSLLSECNPKMVKVVSLLVKRTPRSSGYRPDYIGFEVPDSFLVGYALDYNEYFRDLSHICILNENAKEKYKV; encoded by the exons ATACCTGATGATGAGAAAGGGTATGAGTTGGACCTCTTCTGTGTCCCCAAACACTATGAGGAGGATTTAGACCGGGTCATCATCCCTCATGGACTGATCATGGACAG gactgAGCGTCTGGCTCGTGATATAGTCCGTGACATGGGGGGACACCATATAGTAGCACTGTGTGTTCTCAAAGGAGGTTATAAATTCTTTGCCGACCTGCTGGACTACATCAAGGCCCTAAATCAGAACAGCGAGAAGTCTGTCCCGTTGACTGTGGATTTCATTAGGCTAAAGAGCTATTGC AATGACCAGTCTACAAACAGTGTCAAAGTTATTGGAGGGGATGAGCTCTCTACTCTAACGGGGAAG AATGTTTTGATAGTTGAG GACATTGTGGAGACGGGGAGGACTATGGAGACACTGCTATCACTGCTAAGTGAATGCAATCCAAAGATGGTCAAAGTGGTCAG CCTTCTAGTCAAGAGAACACCAAGGAGCTCAGGATACAGACCAGACT ACATCGGGTTTGAGGTGCCTGATTCGTTCCTGGTGGGATATGCCCTGGACTACAATGAGTACTTCAGAGATCTCAGT CACATCTGTATACTGAACGAGAACGCAAAGGAGAAGTACAAAGTGTGA